The DNA window CGAAGTCCTCCGGTGTGGCCGCCGCGACGGCGGGGAGCCGTCGAAGCCGCGGGCGCAGGAGGACGTAGATCGCCGTGAAGCCGAAGCCGCCCGCGGTCAGCGCCATCGTCGGCGTCGTTCCCAGCACCGCGGCGACCGCGCCACCGACGAGCGAGCCAAGCGGGAGCGTCGCCCCGGAAGCGGTGCCTTTCGTCGCCGAAACCCGACCCAGCACGTCGGTCGGGAACACCCGCTGGTTCAGCGTCGAACTGAGCACGCTCGAAGCGCCGACGGGTACCCACGCGAGGCCGAACAGCACAACCGAGAGTGCCGGCGACGACACGAGGGCGGCCGCAAGCCAGCAGCAAGCACCCACCCCGTGAGCGAGGAGCAGCCGGCCGTAGGGAACGCCCTCGAACCACGGACCGACGAACGAGCCGACGAGCCGACCGATCCCGAGCGCGCCCAGCAGCAGGCCGTAGACGGCGGGACCGCCGAGACCGTCGCCGAACGCCGGCAGTATCGCCAGCGCGACGCCAGTCGTGAAGTTCGCCACCGCGGTCGTCAGCATCAGTTCGACGAACACCGTCCCGCGGAGCACCCCGATCCCGGCCCGGAGGTCCGAGACGTACGAACGCAGCACCGAGCGCACGGTTGCGACGGTCGGCTCGGTCCTCGATCCCGTGCGCTCGTCGACCTCCGTCGCGGTGCCGAGCCTGATACCGGCGAACAGCAGTGCGGCGACGGCGAACGTGGCCGAGTCGGCGAGGAACAGGGTCGTCGCGCCGAACAACGCGACGAAGCCGCCGCCGAGCGCGTCGAACACCATGTCCAGCCCGAGCGTCACGGTCGAGAGCGCCGCGTTCGCGCCGGGGAGGCGCTCGTCGTCGACGATCCGGGGCAGCAGCGCTGTCTCCATCGGTGTCATCAGCAGCGACGCGAGCATCAACACCGGCGCGACGACGAACAGGACGCCGACGTCCAAGTACCCTGTCGCCGCCGCCAGCGGCAGGGCCAGCACGACGGTGCCTTGGATCACCTGCGAGCCGACGAGGACGCGTTCGAGTGCCAGACGATCGACGAGTGGTCCGGCGAACACCTGGAGCAGCCACGGCAACAGCAGTATCGCGTTCAGCGCGCCGGTGACCAGCGTCGAGCCGCTCAGTTCGAAGGCGAGCCAGAGCATCGCCACCGTGTAGAGGCTGTCCCCGGCGTTCGTGACGAACTGTCCGGCGAAGAAGCGCCGGAAGTCGGCGTTGCGCCACAGCCCCCGATCGAGGGCGCTCATCGACGACCACCTCCGAGGGGCGTCGGCAGGGCTCCACGCGGAGCGGGCGAGCGGCTCCCACGCCAGCGGCTCGGGTATCGGCGCGGGCGGTTCGGTCGTGATTCATGTGTCGGTGCGCGGTCGTGCGAGCGCCGGCACTGAGCCGGCGACTCGGCGGATATCGGCATATGCGTGCGTGGTCGAGAGGAAATGCGGCTACCGAGGAGGTAGCGAAACGAACCCGAGTGCTGCGGCTATCGGGCCCGTCAGGC is part of the Halococcus agarilyticus genome and encodes:
- a CDS encoding MFS transporter, giving the protein MSALDRGLWRNADFRRFFAGQFVTNAGDSLYTVAMLWLAFELSGSTLVTGALNAILLLPWLLQVFAGPLVDRLALERVLVGSQVIQGTVVLALPLAAATGYLDVGVLFVVAPVLMLASLLMTPMETALLPRIVDDERLPGANAALSTVTLGLDMVFDALGGGFVALFGATTLFLADSATFAVAALLFAGIRLGTATEVDERTGSRTEPTVATVRSVLRSYVSDLRAGIGVLRGTVFVELMLTTAVANFTTGVALAILPAFGDGLGGPAVYGLLLGALGIGRLVGSFVGPWFEGVPYGRLLLAHGVGACCWLAAALVSSPALSVVLFGLAWVPVGASSVLSSTLNQRVFPTDVLGRVSATKGTASGATLPLGSLVGGAVAAVLGTTPTMALTAGGFGFTAIYVLLRPRLRRLPAVAAATPEDFDVEIETEQEDE